In Zingiber officinale cultivar Zhangliang chromosome 11B, Zo_v1.1, whole genome shotgun sequence, a single window of DNA contains:
- the LOC122035054 gene encoding uncharacterized protein LOC122035054, with the protein MRIYWMQWQIQTKKEEGAQKKELKLVFLFVTPRTVAYWWNFPGARGCSNTLRFPLDPPLIGCSAQVAEGWTADRGESQSSSCGYIHRRYGYLVGRLFARSCACLNGRGPSGGLPHDRFALTLMRAERSDVKSLHFLGCCRLDHVGFLLQDAEQHELHHDVCCESKGRKSVRLKVKAQVNSLPRLLGSFVRLRLRPNMYINPSGSS; encoded by the exons ATGAGGATTTATTGGATGCAGTGGCAGATTCAGACAAAAAAGGAAGAGGGTGCTCAAAAAAAGGAGTTGAAGCTTGTCTTCCTTTTCGTTACCCCTCGGACTGTAGCATACTGGTGGAATTTTCCGGGAGCAAGGGGGTGCTCAAACACACTCCGCTTCCCCCTAGATCCGCCACTGATTGGATGTTCTGCTCAGGTTGCAGAAGGATGGACAGCTGACAGAGGAGAATCTCAAAGCAGTTCTTGTG GATATATTCATCGCCGATATGGATACCTCGTCGGCAGGCTGTTTGCTAGAAGTTGCGCCTGTCTCAACGGAAGAGGTCCGAGCGGCGGGCTCCCCCACGACCGTTTCGCTCTCACCCTCATGAGAGCTGAGCGGAGCGATGTCAAGtcgctccatttccttggctgtTGCCGCCTCGATCACGTCGGCTTTCTTCTTCAAGATGCCGAACAGCACGAACTCCATCACGATGTTTGCTGCGAAAGCAaaggaagaaaatcagttagactcaaagtaAAGGCACAAGTAAACTCCTTACCAaggctgctcgggagcttcgtCCGGCTCAGACTCAGGCCAAACATGTATATCAACCCCTCTGGTAGCAGCTAA